A region of Salinibacter sp. 10B DNA encodes the following proteins:
- a CDS encoding CRTAC1 family protein, with translation MRTAVLLLVGVLLAGLLGGCQSERSSSSSADGPATGGPPIRVDTIEADGTEKMRAVLTALNERAYEHPMDYFHLNGRRAEVLKRRLDTASSRQRMRLRYRYAHELLYAGDVEASLQALNTLIQEANLRLPQVSQQSRPIFNLLGFAYLRLGEQQNCIKNHSAGSCILPIRGAGVHTDPEGSRNAIQIYRHIARRFPRDLQSRWLLNIAHMTLGQYPDGLSHPRLRIPGIGADDEGPINQFQDVAGPLGVNHNAIAGGVNVEDFNNDGFLDIFVTSYGLDDEPRFYVNDGEGGFEERTQEAGLKGLVAGLNTVHADYNNDGYEDIFVLRGAWLGEQGRRPNSLLRNDGDGTFTDVTYQAGLDAYHPTQTAAWADVNGDGHIDLFVGNESSTAIDPFSGDTTNTAVSPHPSELYLNQGDGTFADTAAAANLNVTAYVKGSAWGDVNNDGWPDLYVSVLGGPNRLFVNQGPGPNGVPTFKERGKEAGVREPIFSFPVWFWDYNNDGHQDLFVSGFDMRYFNRVSHAVAAEFLGESSAETPRVYRNDGDGTFTEVSARLNLDKVLFTMGANYGDLDNDGYQDFYAGTGAPSFSSIVPNRMFHNQDGASFEEVSYDGGFAHIQKGHSVAFADFDRDGDQDIYSVMGGAIPGDSFQNVLFENPGHGHHSVTLDLKGTSANRSAIGARIAVTARRPDGTTRTIHRTVRTGGSFGAAPLQATIGLGDATQIDTLRVTWPTADRPTQTLTGLDADQAYRISQGASPSPLNRSATSFRTSTTP, from the coding sequence ATGCGCACGGCCGTTCTCTTGCTCGTCGGTGTCCTCCTCGCCGGCCTCCTCGGTGGATGTCAATCGGAGCGCTCGTCCTCATCTTCCGCAGATGGTCCAGCTACAGGAGGCCCACCCATTCGGGTCGACACCATTGAAGCCGATGGCACCGAGAAGATGCGGGCGGTGCTCACCGCGCTCAACGAACGGGCCTACGAGCACCCGATGGACTACTTTCACCTGAACGGCCGGCGGGCCGAAGTGCTGAAGCGCCGTCTCGATACCGCCTCGTCGCGGCAGCGCATGCGGCTTCGATACCGCTACGCGCACGAGCTGCTCTACGCCGGAGACGTTGAGGCATCGCTTCAAGCGCTCAACACCCTCATTCAAGAAGCGAATCTCCGACTCCCGCAGGTCTCTCAACAGTCGAGGCCCATCTTCAACCTGCTGGGATTCGCGTACCTGCGGCTTGGAGAGCAGCAGAACTGCATCAAGAACCACTCGGCCGGGTCGTGCATCCTGCCGATTCGAGGGGCCGGCGTCCATACCGACCCGGAAGGATCTCGCAACGCCATCCAGATCTACCGCCACATCGCCCGACGATTCCCCCGAGACCTGCAGAGTCGGTGGCTGCTGAATATTGCCCACATGACCCTCGGACAGTACCCCGACGGCCTCTCGCATCCTCGACTCCGCATTCCCGGAATTGGGGCGGACGACGAGGGTCCCATCAACCAGTTCCAGGACGTGGCCGGGCCGCTCGGCGTCAATCACAACGCAATTGCGGGCGGCGTTAACGTCGAAGACTTCAACAACGACGGCTTCCTCGATATTTTCGTTACGTCGTACGGCCTCGATGATGAGCCGCGGTTCTATGTCAACGATGGCGAGGGCGGCTTTGAAGAACGGACGCAGGAAGCCGGGCTGAAGGGCCTCGTCGCCGGCCTCAATACCGTCCATGCCGACTACAATAATGACGGCTACGAAGACATTTTCGTCCTTCGGGGGGCGTGGCTCGGCGAGCAGGGACGGCGACCAAATTCTCTTCTGCGCAACGATGGAGACGGCACGTTCACCGACGTGACGTATCAAGCCGGCCTCGACGCCTATCACCCGACGCAAACGGCTGCCTGGGCGGACGTGAACGGGGATGGGCACATCGACCTGTTCGTCGGCAATGAATCGAGCACGGCCATCGACCCCTTCTCGGGCGATACGACCAACACGGCGGTGTCGCCTCACCCGAGCGAGTTGTACCTCAACCAGGGCGACGGCACGTTTGCGGACACGGCCGCCGCAGCAAACCTGAACGTGACGGCCTACGTGAAGGGCTCCGCATGGGGAGACGTCAACAACGACGGATGGCCCGACCTCTACGTCTCGGTGCTTGGCGGTCCGAACCGTTTGTTCGTCAACCAGGGCCCCGGTCCGAACGGCGTTCCAACCTTCAAAGAACGCGGGAAGGAGGCCGGAGTCCGCGAGCCCATCTTCAGCTTTCCAGTCTGGTTCTGGGACTACAACAACGACGGCCATCAGGACCTCTTCGTCTCCGGGTTCGACATGCGGTACTTCAACCGCGTCTCCCACGCCGTCGCCGCCGAGTTTTTAGGCGAGTCGTCCGCCGAGACACCGCGCGTGTACCGAAACGATGGGGATGGCACGTTTACGGAGGTGTCCGCCCGCCTCAACCTCGACAAGGTACTCTTTACGATGGGGGCCAACTACGGCGACCTCGACAACGACGGGTACCAGGACTTCTACGCCGGGACCGGCGCGCCCAGCTTTAGCTCAATTGTGCCAAACCGCATGTTTCACAACCAGGACGGCGCCTCCTTCGAAGAGGTATCTTACGACGGCGGATTTGCGCACATCCAGAAGGGCCACTCCGTGGCGTTCGCCGACTTTGACCGCGACGGCGATCAGGACATTTACAGCGTCATGGGCGGGGCCATTCCCGGCGATTCCTTCCAGAACGTGCTCTTTGAGAATCCCGGGCACGGCCACCACTCGGTGACGCTCGACCTGAAGGGCACGTCGGCCAACCGGTCGGCCATCGGCGCGCGCATTGCCGTGACGGCCCGGCGCCCCGACGGGACGACCCGCACGATCCACCGCACAGTGCGAACGGGCGGCAGCTTCGGGGCCGCCCCCCTGCAAGCGACGATCGGGCTGGGGGACGCCACACAAATCGACACCCTGCGCGTCACCTGGCCCACCGCCGACCGGCCAACCCAGACCCTCACCGGACTCGACGCGGACCAGGCCTACCGCATTTCCCAGGGAGCGTCCCCTTCTCCCCTCAATCGATCCGCAACTTCGTTCCGGACGTCCACGACTCCGTAA
- a CDS encoding VCBS repeat-containing protein, whose amino-acid sequence MSPRFPLFLLGLLLVLGTAGCNDAADPPLFDRLAPERTGVMFENTLAASADLNILNYLYYYNGGGVAVGDVNGDGRVDLYFTANEGPNALYLNQGNFQFRDVTETAGVAGRADWSTGVTMADVNGDGRLDIYVSVVSGIHGLEGHNQLFINQGTSEHGVPTFKERAAAYNLDQRRFGTQAAFFDYDKDGDLDAYLLNSSVHEEQTYGRASLRKKKSQRAGDRLYENVDSTFVEVTEEAGIYSGRTGYGLGVAVSDLDGNGCPDLYVANDFHEHDYLYYNNCDGTFTEAIETATRHVSYSSMGVDAADYNNDGRPDLAVLDMLPFQEKVQNTSAGADTERLYEMKRRYGYHHQLDRNTLQLNQGNRRFSEIGLLAGVAATDWSWAPLFADLDNDGRKDLFVTNGIVRRPNDLDFVNYASRPSVVRKMETIEKQDLSIQDRLPQRPVSNFAFRNDGDLTFSDSTTAWGLHRSGFSTGAAYADLNNDGSLDLVVNNINAPASIYENRVDSLRDRHSLTVRLEGDDANTAGIGAKVRVHQGDRTQLLEQMPTRGYQSSVDPRLHVGLGTRAVDSVTVTWPDGRIDTRTSVPVDTLLTLRQADAVPPAPEPAPADAPRFSVMSADTLGIDFRHRENTSYDDFQREPLLPRRLSTEGPALAVADVNGDGLDDVYLGGAKRQPGALYLQQSNGQFQRFTAHDSLWQADQLHEDVDAAFFDANGNGAPDLYVVSAGNEFSGSSDALRDRLYLNDGTGRFRQAKEALPDALTANGAVVAPADFDGDGDMDLFVGSRVVAHEYGEAPTSYLLENDGTGHFTDVTDKAAPALRRVGMVTDATWADVRGSAALDLVVVGEWMPITVFEQHDGQLVNRTAAAGLSDTNGWWNAVHAADLNGDETPDLIAGNFGLNARLQAAPQSPVRLYRNDFDDDGQTDPVLTRFNGGTSYPWAGRDQLIQRFPFLKEKFPTYASFGAAQIDDLFPSAKIQDATVETAQIFASAYVESQDNGTFTVTSLPSRAQFAPVYGTLIHDLTGNESQDVLLGGNFHAVRPRQGRYDASYGTLLRDRDGRWTAVPPVESNLYLQGEVRALRLLRGPEGTWRVIVARNDAPPQVILRSDTTALGPSRATPTE is encoded by the coding sequence ATGTCCCCACGTTTCCCCCTCTTCCTTCTCGGCCTGCTGCTCGTGCTCGGCACGGCGGGCTGCAACGACGCTGCCGATCCGCCTCTCTTCGACCGTCTGGCGCCGGAGCGGACCGGCGTTATGTTCGAGAACACGCTCGCTGCGTCCGCCGATCTCAACATCTTAAACTACCTCTACTACTACAACGGCGGCGGGGTGGCCGTCGGCGACGTGAATGGCGACGGGCGCGTCGACCTCTACTTTACCGCCAACGAGGGGCCGAACGCGCTTTATCTGAACCAGGGCAATTTCCAGTTTCGCGACGTAACCGAAACGGCCGGGGTGGCGGGCCGCGCCGACTGGTCGACCGGCGTGACGATGGCGGACGTGAACGGCGACGGGCGGCTCGACATCTACGTGTCCGTCGTGAGCGGCATCCACGGCCTGGAGGGCCACAACCAGCTCTTCATCAACCAGGGGACCAGTGAACACGGCGTCCCTACCTTCAAGGAGCGCGCCGCCGCCTACAACCTCGACCAGCGGCGCTTCGGCACGCAGGCCGCCTTCTTCGACTACGACAAGGATGGCGACCTCGATGCCTACCTCCTCAACTCCTCCGTCCACGAAGAGCAGACCTACGGACGGGCCTCCCTGCGCAAAAAGAAAAGCCAGCGCGCCGGTGATCGGCTCTATGAGAATGTGGACTCGACCTTCGTGGAGGTGACCGAAGAGGCCGGCATCTACAGCGGGCGCACGGGATACGGCCTCGGGGTGGCGGTGAGCGATCTCGATGGAAACGGCTGCCCCGACCTCTACGTGGCCAACGACTTCCACGAGCACGACTACCTCTACTACAACAACTGCGACGGCACCTTCACCGAGGCCATCGAAACGGCCACCCGGCACGTCAGCTACTCCTCGATGGGCGTGGACGCCGCCGACTACAACAACGACGGCCGCCCGGACCTTGCCGTGCTCGACATGTTGCCCTTTCAGGAAAAGGTCCAGAACACCTCCGCCGGGGCCGACACGGAGCGGCTCTACGAAATGAAGCGCCGCTACGGGTACCACCACCAGCTTGACCGCAACACGCTCCAGCTCAATCAGGGCAATCGCCGCTTCAGTGAGATTGGCCTCCTCGCGGGCGTGGCGGCGACGGACTGGAGCTGGGCGCCGCTCTTTGCCGACCTCGACAACGACGGGCGGAAAGACCTCTTCGTTACGAACGGCATCGTCCGGCGGCCCAACGACCTCGACTTCGTGAACTACGCCTCCCGGCCGTCGGTCGTGCGGAAGATGGAGACCATCGAGAAGCAGGACCTCTCGATCCAGGATCGCCTGCCGCAGCGGCCCGTCTCGAATTTCGCCTTCCGGAACGACGGCGACCTCACGTTTTCGGACTCCACGACCGCCTGGGGCCTACACCGGTCCGGCTTCTCCACCGGCGCGGCGTACGCCGACCTCAACAACGACGGGTCGCTCGACCTCGTCGTCAACAACATCAACGCCCCGGCGTCGATCTACGAGAACCGGGTCGACTCTCTCCGCGACCGTCATTCCCTGACAGTGCGGCTGGAGGGGGACGACGCCAACACGGCCGGCATCGGGGCGAAGGTGCGTGTCCACCAGGGTGATCGGACCCAGTTGCTCGAGCAGATGCCCACCCGCGGCTACCAATCCTCCGTCGATCCGCGCCTGCACGTCGGGCTGGGCACACGGGCCGTCGACTCGGTCACGGTGACGTGGCCGGACGGTCGCATCGACACGCGCACGTCGGTGCCGGTCGACACACTCCTCACGCTTCGCCAGGCCGACGCCGTCCCCCCGGCCCCCGAACCGGCCCCGGCGGACGCTCCGCGGTTCTCTGTGATGTCCGCCGACACGCTGGGCATTGACTTCCGCCACCGGGAAAACACGTCGTACGACGACTTCCAGCGCGAACCGCTGCTGCCGCGTCGGTTGTCGACGGAAGGACCGGCCCTCGCGGTGGCCGACGTGAACGGGGACGGGCTGGACGACGTGTACCTCGGCGGTGCCAAGCGACAGCCCGGTGCCCTCTATCTCCAGCAATCGAATGGGCAGTTCCAGCGATTCACGGCCCATGACTCGCTCTGGCAGGCCGACCAGCTCCACGAAGATGTCGACGCCGCCTTCTTCGACGCCAACGGCAACGGGGCGCCCGACCTCTACGTGGTGAGTGCGGGCAACGAGTTCTCGGGCAGCAGCGACGCCCTCCGCGATCGTCTCTACCTCAATGACGGCACGGGACGCTTCCGGCAGGCAAAGGAGGCGCTGCCGGACGCCCTGACGGCAAACGGCGCTGTGGTGGCCCCGGCCGATTTCGACGGAGATGGTGACATGGACCTGTTCGTGGGCAGCCGCGTGGTGGCCCACGAGTACGGCGAGGCCCCGACCAGCTACCTGCTCGAAAATGACGGCACCGGCCACTTTACCGACGTGACCGACAAGGCGGCGCCGGCCCTCCGCCGGGTGGGTATGGTGACCGACGCGACCTGGGCCGACGTGCGCGGCAGTGCGGCGCTCGACCTCGTCGTGGTCGGCGAGTGGATGCCAATCACAGTGTTCGAACAGCACGACGGCCAACTCGTCAACCGGACGGCGGCCGCCGGACTCTCCGACACAAACGGATGGTGGAACGCGGTCCATGCCGCGGACCTCAACGGGGACGAGACGCCCGATCTCATCGCCGGCAACTTTGGGCTGAACGCTCGACTTCAGGCCGCGCCGCAGTCGCCCGTCCGCCTCTACCGGAACGACTTTGATGACGACGGACAGACCGATCCCGTTCTGACCCGCTTCAACGGCGGCACGTCCTATCCATGGGCCGGGCGCGACCAACTGATTCAGCGCTTCCCCTTCCTCAAAGAGAAATTTCCCACGTACGCGTCCTTCGGTGCCGCGCAGATCGACGACCTTTTTCCCTCTGCAAAGATTCAGGACGCCACTGTAGAAACCGCTCAGATCTTCGCCAGTGCGTACGTCGAGAGCCAGGACAACGGCACCTTTACGGTCACCTCGCTCCCGTCCCGCGCCCAGTTTGCCCCCGTCTACGGCACGCTTATTCACGACCTGACCGGCAATGAATCGCAGGATGTGCTCCTCGGCGGCAACTTCCACGCTGTGCGCCCCCGGCAGGGCCGCTACGACGCCAGCTACGGCACGCTCCTTCGAGACAGGGACGGGCGTTGGACCGCCGTGCCGCCGGTCGAGAGCAACCTGTATCTCCAGGGAGAAGTGCGCGCCCTGCGTCTGCTGCGGGGACCGGAGGGAACTTGGCGTGTGATCGTTGCGCGGAATGATGCGCCGCCGCAAGTAATCCTCCGCTCCGACACAACAGCACTCGGACCGTCGAGGGCAACCCCGACGGAATAA
- a CDS encoding VCBS repeat-containing protein, protein MALLSSGCSSEDSSRSKDNRPTVEAGETLFTELPTAYTNVDFTNTLTYTEDTNVFTYRNYHNGGGVAIGDLNGNGRQDLYFTSNQEDNRLYLNRGDWWFDDVTDAAGVGGTRAWSTGVAVADVNGDDRLDIYVCNSGEMPNDDRRNELFINQGNNENGVPQFEERAAEYGLDHPGYSTHATFFDYDKDGDLDLYLLNNAFTPISEFDMRKNRRGQRDSLGGDKLFRNDGDGTFTDVTERAGLYESEIAFGLGVSVGDVNRDGWPDLYVSNDFFERDYLYLNNKDGTFREVLSQQMPTTSLSSMGADIADFTNDGWPEIFVTDMLPDRNDRLKTTMTFEPWSTYRTKVASGYHHQLQRNTFQLNNGNGTFSDIAPLAGVHATDWSWGALAADFNLDGHTDLFVSNGVYKDVTDQDFIAELTTRETAQRMKERGRAEFLNLIEDIPSERLSNYAFRNEDSLQFENAAATWGLDTPSFSNGAAYGDLDNDGDLDLVVNNLGHGSFVYRNEATTITENRYLQVRLEGPPRKPFGIGARVTVTHDDETYYREQYPMRGFQSASGTRLTIGAGRADTVDTVTVAWPDGRVETRTNVATDQQLVARYADATPDSTASPPPRPEKPADDSYSFEDVTEEVGLNHTHQENDFSDFQREPLLPRKLSTQGPRLAVGDVNSDGLDDLYVGGAKGTAGTLYIQKSDGRFVSTNEDVFSKDATSEDIEALFFDATGNGHLDLYVVSGGYEFSDTAPALQDRLYINDGTGSFERAPRRLPRLRQSGATVEAIDFDGDGDQDLFVGGRVVPWAYGRTPKSYVFENDGTGHFTEVTDEVAPGLREIGMVTDAAWADVTGDARAELVVVGDWMPITIFQNTGERLERMDTAGLENSRGWWTRLLAEDVTGDGRTDLVVGNFGQNMRLSAAPDTPVSMYVGDFNRNGHSGTLLTHYVDGEEVPVSLRGPLVREMGFVRRRFPSHEAYADATINDLLSADQRSRATVQTAHTFNSVIVENQGNGAFDMRPLPQRAQFAPMFGLAADDVTGTGTTDLLMAGNFHGMPPRLGRMAGSYGTVLRREEDGHFTAVPSRESGLLVRDQVRDIAVLQTAQNGRVFVFAKNDAPLQIVAPTAP, encoded by the coding sequence ATGGCCCTCCTCTCCTCGGGCTGTAGCAGCGAGGACTCGTCGCGCTCAAAAGACAATCGTCCGACCGTGGAGGCCGGGGAAACGCTGTTTACCGAGCTCCCAACGGCCTACACGAACGTCGACTTCACGAATACGCTCACCTACACCGAAGACACCAACGTCTTCACCTACCGCAACTACCACAACGGCGGGGGCGTGGCCATTGGGGACCTCAACGGCAACGGACGACAGGACCTCTACTTCACCTCCAATCAGGAGGACAACCGGCTCTACCTGAACCGGGGGGACTGGTGGTTCGACGACGTGACGGACGCTGCAGGCGTTGGAGGCACACGGGCGTGGTCCACTGGCGTCGCCGTCGCCGACGTCAACGGCGATGACCGGCTCGACATCTACGTCTGCAACTCTGGCGAAATGCCCAACGATGACCGCCGGAACGAGCTCTTTATCAACCAGGGCAACAACGAGAACGGCGTTCCCCAATTCGAGGAACGCGCAGCCGAATACGGGCTCGACCATCCGGGCTACTCGACGCACGCAACCTTCTTCGACTACGACAAGGACGGGGACCTTGACCTTTACCTTCTGAACAACGCGTTCACCCCCATCAGCGAGTTCGACATGCGGAAGAACCGACGGGGGCAGCGCGACTCGCTGGGTGGGGACAAACTGTTCCGCAACGATGGCGACGGGACGTTTACAGACGTGACGGAGCGGGCGGGCCTCTACGAAAGCGAAATTGCGTTCGGCCTCGGCGTGAGCGTCGGCGACGTCAACCGCGACGGCTGGCCCGACCTCTACGTGTCCAACGACTTCTTTGAGCGGGACTACCTCTACCTCAACAACAAAGACGGCACGTTCCGAGAGGTCTTATCGCAGCAGATGCCCACGACTAGCCTCTCGTCGATGGGCGCCGACATTGCCGACTTCACCAACGACGGGTGGCCGGAGATCTTTGTGACCGACATGCTGCCTGATCGAAACGACCGGCTCAAGACGACCATGACGTTCGAGCCGTGGTCGACGTACCGGACGAAGGTAGCGAGCGGGTATCATCATCAGCTGCAGCGCAACACCTTCCAGCTCAACAACGGCAACGGCACGTTCAGCGACATTGCCCCGCTCGCGGGCGTGCACGCAACAGACTGGAGCTGGGGAGCACTGGCCGCCGACTTTAACCTCGACGGGCACACCGACCTCTTCGTGTCCAACGGCGTCTACAAGGACGTGACCGATCAGGACTTTATCGCTGAGCTCACCACCCGCGAAACCGCCCAGCGCATGAAGGAGCGGGGCCGGGCCGAGTTTCTGAATCTGATCGAGGACATCCCGTCGGAGCGCCTCTCCAACTATGCCTTCCGCAACGAGGATAGCCTGCAGTTCGAGAATGCCGCGGCAACGTGGGGGCTCGACACGCCCAGCTTTTCCAACGGGGCCGCCTACGGCGACCTCGACAACGACGGCGACCTCGACCTGGTGGTCAACAACCTCGGCCACGGCAGCTTCGTGTACCGCAACGAGGCCACGACGATAACAGAGAACCGGTACCTCCAGGTTCGGCTGGAGGGCCCTCCCCGAAAACCATTCGGCATCGGCGCCCGAGTCACCGTCACGCACGACGACGAGACCTACTATCGGGAGCAGTACCCGATGCGGGGGTTTCAGTCGGCCAGTGGGACGCGGCTCACGATCGGCGCCGGCCGGGCCGATACGGTGGATACGGTGACCGTTGCCTGGCCGGACGGGCGCGTCGAAACAAGAACAAACGTAGCGACCGACCAGCAGCTCGTCGCCCGCTACGCCGACGCTACTCCCGATTCTACGGCCTCCCCACCCCCCCGTCCGGAGAAGCCGGCCGACGATTCCTACTCATTTGAAGACGTTACCGAGGAGGTGGGACTAAACCATACCCACCAAGAGAACGACTTTTCGGACTTCCAGCGCGAACCCCTGCTGCCGCGCAAGCTCTCAACGCAGGGTCCGCGCCTGGCCGTGGGCGACGTGAACAGCGATGGGCTCGACGACCTGTACGTCGGCGGGGCGAAGGGAACCGCAGGAACCCTCTACATCCAAAAGAGCGACGGGCGCTTCGTCTCCACCAACGAGGACGTCTTTTCCAAAGACGCGACCTCGGAGGACATCGAGGCCCTCTTCTTTGACGCAACGGGGAACGGGCACCTCGACCTCTACGTCGTCAGCGGCGGCTACGAGTTCTCCGACACCGCCCCGGCCCTGCAGGACCGCCTGTACATCAACGACGGCACCGGTTCGTTCGAGCGCGCCCCGCGGCGGCTGCCCCGTCTCCGCCAAAGTGGCGCGACCGTTGAGGCCATTGACTTTGACGGAGACGGCGATCAGGACCTCTTTGTCGGGGGGCGGGTCGTCCCGTGGGCGTACGGCCGAACGCCCAAGAGCTACGTTTTCGAAAATGACGGAACGGGGCACTTTACCGAGGTCACCGACGAGGTGGCGCCCGGCCTTCGCGAGATCGGCATGGTGACCGACGCGGCCTGGGCGGACGTCACCGGCGATGCACGCGCCGAACTCGTCGTCGTGGGCGACTGGATGCCCATTACGATCTTTCAGAACACGGGCGAGCGCCTCGAACGCATGGACACGGCCGGGCTTGAGAACAGCCGGGGCTGGTGGACGCGCCTGCTGGCCGAGGACGTAACCGGCGATGGACGCACCGATCTCGTCGTCGGCAACTTCGGTCAGAATATGCGGCTGTCCGCGGCCCCCGACACTCCGGTGTCGATGTACGTGGGCGACTTTAACCGAAACGGGCACTCCGGCACGCTCCTCACCCACTACGTCGACGGCGAAGAAGTGCCGGTCTCCCTGCGGGGCCCGCTCGTTCGAGAAATGGGCTTCGTCCGCCGGCGCTTCCCTTCCCACGAGGCGTACGCCGATGCGACGATCAATGACCTTTTGAGCGCCGACCAACGGAGCCGAGCGACCGTCCAGACGGCGCATACTTTCAACAGTGTTATTGTTGAGAATCAGGGCAACGGTGCGTTCGATATGCGGCCCTTGCCGCAGCGCGCCCAGTTTGCCCCAATGTTCGGCCTCGCCGCCGACGACGTGACCGGCACCGGTACGACCGACCTCCTGATGGCGGGGAATTTCCATGGCATGCCGCCCCGTCTCGGCCGCATGGCCGGCAGCTACGGCACCGTCCTGCGCAGAGAGGAAGACGGCCATTTCACGGCCGTGCCCTCTCGGGAAAGCGGACTCCTGGTGCGCGACCAGGTCCGCGACATCGCGGTCCTCCAGACGGCCCAGAACGGCCGCGTCTTCGTGTTTGCCAAGAACGACGCCCCCCTTCAGATTGTCGCGCCTACGGCCCCCTGA
- a CDS encoding GMC family oxidoreductase, with product MNKDVHIAPQQKEYDAIVVGSGITGGWAAKEFTEKGLDTLVLERGRNVTHGEDYITEHKPSWEMDFHGQGNKQEMEEHYPLQSMAGPVNAYNKHFFVKDSEHPYAFDDDEPFLWVRGYHLGGRSITWGRQSYRWSEMDFRANERDGVTEGWPIGYEDIAPWYSYVEKHVGISGMEEDLPQLPDSEFLPPMEMNAVEQHVEKGIEGAFPNRDMTIGRAAVLTQQHKGRQACHYCGPCSRGCTVGAYFSSLSSTLPAARATGNLTLQCDSIVHSVIHDPDTGKATGVRVVDRNTKEMREVKGRVVFLCASALGSTKILLNSTSSRYPNGLANSSGTLGHYIMDHHFKIGASGTFPGFEDTYYYGQRPNGIYIPRFRNMPGQESKVDFLRGYGYQGSAYREGWSRAIGEKGIGESLKENLRDPGQWRMALTAFCEMLPREDNYVELDDDETDEWDMPVLRFHVSMGENEEAMREDAKQQAAEMLKAAGGEDVSTYESRYWPGEGIHEMGGARMGRDPDTSVLNKWNQAHDVENLFVTDGACMTSAACQNPSLTYMALTARAVDYATKEMKKGNL from the coding sequence ATGAATAAAGATGTTCACATCGCCCCGCAGCAAAAGGAATACGACGCGATTGTCGTCGGGTCCGGCATTACCGGTGGGTGGGCCGCGAAGGAGTTCACCGAGAAGGGGCTCGACACGCTGGTGCTTGAACGCGGGCGCAACGTAACGCACGGCGAAGACTACATCACGGAGCACAAGCCCTCCTGGGAGATGGACTTCCACGGGCAAGGCAACAAGCAGGAGATGGAAGAGCACTATCCCCTGCAGTCAATGGCTGGGCCCGTCAACGCCTACAACAAGCACTTCTTCGTGAAGGACAGCGAGCACCCGTACGCCTTCGACGACGATGAGCCGTTTCTGTGGGTGCGGGGCTACCACCTGGGCGGACGGTCGATTACGTGGGGCCGACAGTCGTACCGCTGGAGCGAGATGGACTTCCGCGCCAACGAGCGCGACGGCGTGACGGAGGGCTGGCCCATCGGGTACGAGGACATCGCGCCGTGGTACTCGTACGTCGAAAAGCACGTGGGCATCAGTGGGATGGAGGAAGACCTGCCCCAGCTGCCGGACAGCGAGTTTCTGCCGCCGATGGAGATGAATGCGGTGGAACAGCACGTGGAGAAGGGAATCGAGGGCGCGTTCCCGAACCGCGACATGACGATCGGGCGAGCGGCGGTGCTCACCCAGCAACACAAGGGCCGGCAGGCCTGCCACTACTGCGGCCCGTGCTCGCGCGGCTGCACCGTGGGCGCCTACTTCTCCAGCCTCAGCTCCACCCTGCCGGCCGCCCGCGCCACCGGCAACCTCACCCTACAGTGCGACAGCATCGTCCACAGCGTCATCCACGACCCGGACACCGGCAAGGCCACCGGGGTGCGCGTGGTGGACCGCAATACGAAGGAGATGCGCGAGGTTAAGGGCCGCGTCGTCTTTCTCTGCGCCTCCGCGCTCGGCAGTACCAAGATCCTGCTGAACTCGACCTCCTCCCGCTACCCGAACGGACTGGCCAACTCCAGCGGCACGCTCGGGCACTACATCATGGACCACCACTTCAAGATCGGCGCCTCGGGCACCTTCCCGGGGTTTGAGGACACGTACTACTACGGCCAGCGCCCGAACGGCATCTACATCCCGCGCTTCCGCAACATGCCGGGGCAGGAGAGTAAGGTCGACTTCCTCCGCGGCTACGGCTATCAGGGCAGCGCGTACCGGGAAGGCTGGAGCCGCGCGATCGGGGAGAAAGGAATTGGCGAAAGCCTGAAGGAGAATCTTCGCGATCCGGGGCAGTGGCGCATGGCCCTCACGGCGTTCTGTGAGATGCTGCCGCGCGAGGACAACTACGTCGAGCTCGACGACGACGAGACCGATGAGTGGGACATGCCGGTCCTTCGCTTTCACGTCTCGATGGGGGAGAACGAGGAAGCGATGCGCGAGGATGCGAAGCAGCAGGCCGCCGAGATGCTCAAGGCGGCGGGTGGGGAGGACGTGAGCACGTATGAGTCGCGCTACTGGCCGGGCGAGGGCATCCATGAAATGGGCGGTGCGCGCATGGGCCGCGACCCAGACACATCGGTCCTCAACAAGTGGAACCAGGCGCACGACGTGGAGAATCTGTTCGTCACCGACGGGGCCTGCATGACCTCCGCTGCCTGCCAAAATCCCTCTCTTACCTACATGGCTCTCACCGCCCGTGCCGTGGACTATGCCACGAAGGAGATGAAGAAGGGAAACCTGTAA